One window of Bacteroidales bacterium genomic DNA carries:
- the mtaB gene encoding tRNA (N(6)-L-threonylcarbamoyladenosine(37)-C(2))-methylthiotransferase MtaB: MKRKVAFKTLGCRLNQFETDSVMTDFYKAGYEVVNFTDQADVYVVNTCTVTNQGDHKSKTAINQAVHNKKDSLVVVTGCMAESQKNYLENRGDISYVVGNKNKVSILPLVEAHFNGEILNAGMLRSDVFGFSAAEKSFHTRSMIKIQDGCNNFCSFCIVPMVRGRAVSRNAEDILKNVKEVIDLGYKEIVLTGVNISRYEHEGMHFTELLKKILDVEGNFRVRISSIEPEGFDEPLYELFSHDKLCPQLHLCLQSGSDKILMQMRRVYTLPTYMQIVEEIKKRYPLFNFTTDIMVGFPGETEEDFRETCNAINEIGYSHVHTFKYSVRRGTRAERMPDQVPEKAKQQRSLIVREIAQANKLKYREQFLGREQNVLVEKVSKTGLAKGYGEHYVPVEFKTTCQDTNFYQSVKLNKISSQDLVLNGTPVIS, from the coding sequence ATGAAAAGAAAGGTTGCATTTAAAACGCTTGGCTGCCGGTTGAACCAGTTTGAGACTGATTCGGTGATGACCGATTTTTATAAGGCCGGTTATGAAGTGGTAAATTTCACCGATCAGGCCGACGTGTATGTGGTGAATACCTGCACGGTCACCAACCAGGGCGATCACAAATCAAAGACCGCCATCAACCAGGCTGTTCATAACAAGAAGGATTCACTCGTTGTGGTTACCGGTTGTATGGCTGAAAGTCAGAAAAACTACCTCGAAAACCGCGGTGATATCAGTTATGTAGTCGGTAATAAGAATAAAGTGAGCATTCTTCCGCTTGTTGAGGCTCATTTCAACGGTGAAATCCTTAATGCCGGAATGCTCCGCAGCGATGTTTTCGGATTCTCCGCTGCTGAAAAGAGTTTTCATACCCGCAGCATGATCAAAATACAGGATGGGTGCAATAACTTCTGCTCATTCTGCATTGTACCCATGGTCAGGGGAAGGGCTGTAAGCCGGAACGCAGAGGATATTCTTAAGAATGTAAAAGAGGTAATTGATCTCGGGTATAAAGAAATAGTGCTCACCGGCGTAAATATCAGCCGGTATGAGCATGAAGGCATGCATTTCACCGAATTGCTTAAGAAAATTCTTGATGTGGAAGGGAATTTCAGGGTACGCATTTCTTCTATTGAACCGGAAGGTTTTGATGAACCGCTCTATGAACTTTTTTCACACGATAAATTATGCCCTCAACTTCATTTGTGCCTTCAAAGCGGATCGGACAAAATCCTTATGCAAATGAGGAGAGTCTATACACTACCGACCTACATGCAAATTGTTGAAGAAATCAAAAAGCGATACCCGCTTTTCAATTTCACAACTGACATCATGGTTGGTTTTCCCGGCGAAACGGAAGAAGATTTCAGGGAAACCTGCAATGCTATCAATGAAATCGGGTACAGTCATGTTCATACATTCAAATACTCTGTCCGCAGGGGTACAAGAGCCGAGCGGATGCCCGACCAGGTACCTGAAAAAGCAAAGCAGCAGCGAAGCCTCATTGTAAGGGAAATTGCCCAGGCAAACAAGCTGAAATACAGGGAACAATTCTTAGGCAGAGAGCAGAATGTTCTTGTTGAGAAAGTAAGCAAAACAGGACTCGCCAAAGGATACGGGGAGCATTATGTTCCGGTTGAGTTTAAAACTACTTGCCAGGATACCAACTTCTATCAGTCAGTTAAATTGAATAAAATTTCCAGCCAGGATTTAGTGCTGAACGGGACTCCTGTCATTTCCTGA